The DNA region TGTACCGTCAAGCCGCTTACTGTAACATGTTCAGCAGATCAATAAATATCAAAGAAGAaacataaaacaaaacaaaataaccaCATTGCAAGCGAAGCAGGAAAAAGATGGAACTCACAGTTCAGCTGAAATGTATTCAATCCTTTTCCGCACGTTGGCGTTCGCCTCGGCGAGGTCTTGTTTCACAAGCACTGGGCCGATCAGCTTGAACACATTGGAGTTTTCATTCAATAATTCCAATTCCTTGCATCACCGCCACAATGAATTTTAGAATACAACAGACACCTCGGGCACAACAGGGGTAAGAGAGTCACGAGAAGAAAGAGAACCTTGAGGACGAGCTCGTTCTCCCCGAGCTGGATGGTGTACTGCTTCCTAACCTGGTGGTTCTTGGCGATGTCTGCAATGAAATACAGAAGAGCACGTGAAACTTGAGAGGAACGGTAACCGATCGCACACACAGAGAGAATGATGGTGCATGCCTTTCTGGATCTTGCTGAGAGCATTGGCCTGGTTCTCAAGATCGCGTTGAAGTTCTCTAACGGCCGCCGGGGAAGAAGCCATGCATCCGGAGATCAGATTCGAATGCCTTCACCGTCGCAGAGAAGTTAGGTTTTCCCTGTAGGGGTCTTCTGAATTAGACGGCCAACCCACATCATTTGTCGGACTGGGCCGGACCAGGCCGCCACCAAGACGGGCTGAGAAACTCCCAGACACTCGATTAAAACAATTCTCGATCCACGGGTTACCCCGCCTTGTAATACGCAGACTGGTCTATCCAGATCTATGCTTTTAAATTGACTTGGTAAAACTTTAATTCAATCCATTAAAATTAGTAGTTGGAGTAGGTCGACAGATTGAATTCAAATTAATAACTTTATTGTCCAACTTACACGGCTGCAGAACCTTATGTTTACCGTAGACGACACTAAGGAAACAAAGCGTGTTGCAAAAATTTAGTaggtttaaaaaatcattattctTAATACAGTgggttaaattaaaatttaagatataaatataattataaaaattaaacgaACATAGAGGATCTGAGTTCGTATCATTTCGAATTCTCTAGGTCAATCAATCGATTTCTGTCAAAATCGACTAATGACCTAGAGAGctcaaaatgatatgaaactaggtTTTATGTGTTCAACTAATTCTCAtaattatattcataccctcaaatATCGCATTATATTAAGAACAATGATTTTTTcaagatgaatcaaattgattcgtattcaaaaaaatcaatactctcaatatattataacaaattgatatttgagggcataaatataattaggagaactaggtAAATATACAGgatctagtttcatgtcatttcaaTCTCTTGGTCTATGAAACCAAGTCATATGTATTGGTctagttctcttaattatatatatgtcctcaaatattaatttgacatacTATATTGAAAgcagtgatttttttaatataaattaaatttttttaatcattaaaaaaataatcgaTTGCTATAATATTTATgccttcaaatatcaatttagtttattatatttagagtaataattttttcaatataaatcaaattaattcgtattaaaaatcattgctctcaatatactGTGTTAAATTGGTATTTGAGAATATGCACATAATTAGGAGAATTAGATAAACGCATAGAATCTATtttcatatcattccgagctTTCTATATCTATCAGCTAGTTTTGGCTCAGATTTATCAAAATCAATTGATGGACCTAACTAGAGATTTCGGAATAACATGAAATCAAATCTTATGTGTTATTCTAgttttcttgattatattcatattcttaaatatcaatttaatttaCTATATTGAGAatagtaatttttaaatataacatAAATTTTTTAATCGATTGCTACATTGTAGTAATTATTATGATGAAAAGTATTATGAATCTACTGAGCAATTAATTGAGAATAGTggtaggaggaaaaataatattaaatacataatttgattattttaaaattagtatATATGATTGGGATATTTTGAAAACTCACCTTCAgtaattagattttaattaatattttagtcatTTTGATAATGTTAAAAGTagttttagaatttagaatttaatatttaaattatgatGATAAAAAATGTTATAAGAGTTTTATCAAAACTATTATAGCAATGTTGCGAaaattttgatcaatttaaaacaattttaacaaATACTATATACTAACATTAGACTAGTTTTAGGgatgtattaatttttttataaataattttttttataaagaataataatttattttaaattaagtcCCAGAATATTCGTCTACATCAGTTTTAGCAAAACTGTTAGATGTTATAGCAAGTTTCGCTAAAATTATACGGTACTAAAACAAGGTATTTGCGAgatgaaaagtaaaaaaaatgcattactattacaattttaaatattttaagtttGTATAACAATTTTAACTAATGTAAACTTATTTAAACatacaaatcagtattttatatATTCTTTGGATTCGATGAAGTCATTATATACCTTACTGTTTTTTAAATTTGATCGGTTACATGTTACAACTTCTGAGCATCCGCTATATAGTCacaaattatattaaattgtctCCACATACTAACATAGTTGGTTCACGTAAAGAGTAGCGTGGTTAATAGACCTAGAGTTGATTTCTATATGGACGAAATGCTTTAAGAGATGTGATAGCTTTCGATAGATAAGTCATGTATAGAATAGATAGGTGCATAATTTGTAGAATCGTGATCATACACAGAATtgatttagggtcaggatcgaATCGGATCGGATCGGTCAGGATCGAATCGGTTAGGATTGAATCATAGAATCGTACGATcttaccaaaaacccttaaaatcttatcatacatgattaataattagaaaaaatacctaaaaaactcatttacatataaataaataactaattttgtatatatatgcaattatttatactcaacacctcaaattacattactatatatataaatttaaattaacttgtaattcaactatcattctcgtatagtaataatatttatattttcatatcataaaataaaagaatataaaatttctattaacacaataataataataataacacattcaatatcaaaaatatttccttagtttataaaataattcaatttaaagacCAACAAAGCACCTAACGTATAAAATagaagctattgaatcctttgattcaaatatgaacgtcgaaaataatcttctaaagactggttgatgtcacacaatactagacaatagacattcaaaaactcattattttggggaaaagaaatgatagaatattattgataaaaaactaactcaaaaataattaaacatatgtttaactaatttaaaaccctaataagatgaaaaaaagataataaaaaaaagataaaatcttctaAATATCCGAAaatgatttaaatgatattttttgggtttgaaatagcatagttaaggataaactttgaaatttattaaagatctctgaacgagtttcgatttgatatattataggtccCGTGGTTCAAtacgagtcaaaagttatgacctctcaaagcttccactgatcctgctccgattctgctccgatcctatCGATTCTGTTCCGATCCTACTGCGATCCTTTTACAAAAAGtgattctgcacgatcctggatcgattttgggtttccggatcgtaggatcgta from Zingiber officinale cultivar Zhangliang chromosome 4B, Zo_v1.1, whole genome shotgun sequence includes:
- the LOC121974941 gene encoding prefoldin subunit 6-like, encoding MASSPAAVRELQRDLENQANALSKIQKDIAKNHQVRKQYTIQLGENELVLKELELLNENSNVFKLIGPVLVKQDLAEANANVRKRIEYISAELKRLDGTLQDLEDKQNSKKESVLKLQQKVQSLQTGKSKT